The following coding sequences are from one Halomicrobium zhouii window:
- a CDS encoding competence/damage-inducible protein A, giving the protein MRVALVSVGDELLTGDTVNTNAAWLGRELSDRGVAVERTTVVPDRTADIARVVNEYHAEYDAVVVTGGLGPTHDDVTIEGVAAAFGRDVVESKDALDWLEEHGGYSRDDLTERTGHVPEGARVLPNHEGVAPGCVVMSCYVLPGVPDEMQRMFAEIEDEFAVGSRHVEVVETPEPESALLDRLASVQEEFPVKVGSYPGENVRIRFTGTDPDLVAEAAAWMRERVELAGD; this is encoded by the coding sequence ATGCGCGTCGCGCTGGTCTCTGTCGGTGACGAACTTCTCACTGGGGACACGGTCAACACGAACGCCGCCTGGCTGGGACGGGAACTCAGCGACCGCGGCGTCGCCGTCGAGCGGACGACCGTCGTCCCCGACCGGACCGCCGACATCGCCCGGGTCGTCAACGAGTACCACGCCGAGTACGACGCCGTCGTCGTGACCGGCGGGCTCGGTCCGACCCACGACGACGTCACTATCGAGGGAGTTGCGGCGGCGTTCGGTCGCGACGTCGTCGAGAGCAAGGACGCCCTCGACTGGCTGGAAGAACACGGCGGGTACTCGCGAGACGACCTGACAGAGCGAACGGGCCACGTTCCAGAAGGCGCCAGGGTCCTGCCGAACCACGAGGGCGTCGCCCCTGGCTGTGTCGTCATGAGCTGTTACGTGCTTCCGGGCGTGCCCGACGAGATGCAGCGGATGTTCGCCGAGATCGAAGACGAGTTCGCGGTCGGGTCCCGGCACGTCGAGGTGGTCGAGACGCCGGAACCCGAGAGTGCGCTGCTGGACAGGCTGGCGTCTGTCCAGGAGGAGTTCCCGGTGAAAGTGGGGAGCTACCCCGGTGAGAACGTTCGGATTCGGTTCACCGGCACCGACCCCGACCTGGTGGCCGAGGCCGCCGCCTGGATGCGAGAACGCGTCGAGCTCGCCGGCGATTAG
- a CDS encoding DUF5803 family protein, producing MRRRLALFGLLAVLVALAGCSSVFGPGEPDQAALNENATYEWDTDRNVSIVVNRSSYEAVYDASNTSTLELYERDELGTENNLQISALRYRYENGTVIDSNSSALSVEQTRERTILDLPNDSTGQVAFTSERHGKQFTTPVFVEGSTAVRLPENARVGVPLLSQVSPGNYETEVNDEGYMVVTWDDVTSQSLRVRWYLQRDLLLFTGVAVVAILVGSGGALYYYRQILQLKRRREESAIDVDGDDDPRDRGPPPGMR from the coding sequence GGGCTGTTCGAGCGTGTTCGGCCCGGGGGAACCCGACCAGGCCGCGCTCAACGAGAACGCCACCTACGAGTGGGACACCGATAGAAACGTCTCTATCGTCGTCAACCGGTCGTCGTACGAGGCGGTATACGACGCCTCCAACACGTCGACCCTGGAACTGTACGAACGTGACGAACTCGGCACCGAGAACAACCTCCAGATATCCGCCCTGCGGTATCGCTACGAGAACGGGACGGTGATCGACTCGAACAGCTCCGCGCTCTCGGTCGAACAGACCCGGGAGCGGACGATACTGGATCTGCCGAACGACAGCACTGGCCAGGTCGCGTTCACCTCGGAGCGCCACGGAAAGCAGTTCACTACGCCAGTGTTCGTGGAGGGCTCCACCGCCGTCAGACTCCCGGAGAACGCGCGCGTCGGCGTGCCGCTGCTCTCGCAGGTCAGTCCAGGGAACTACGAGACGGAGGTGAACGACGAGGGCTACATGGTCGTCACCTGGGACGACGTGACGAGCCAGTCACTCCGCGTGCGGTGGTACCTGCAGCGCGACCTCCTGCTGTTCACCGGCGTCGCCGTCGTGGCGATCCTCGTCGGGAGCGGTGGCGCGCTGTACTACTACCGCCAGATCCTGCAACTGAAGCGTCGCCGGGAGGAGTCGGCCATCGACGTCGACGGGGACGACGACCCGCGCGACCGGGGGCCGCCCCCGGGGATGCGCTAG